A single region of the Vicia villosa cultivar HV-30 ecotype Madison, WI linkage group LG4, Vvil1.0, whole genome shotgun sequence genome encodes:
- the LOC131596609 gene encoding tubby-like F-box protein 5 translates to MSFKSIVREIKEMKEGIGNMYRKRVEAKNMYRHGKSHIAPECSSPISLSLSPTETPSSSLSPSSQSKWANLPPELLLDIIQRVEASETSWPSRRAIVACALVCRLWREITKSVVKTPEQCGWITFPISLKQPGPRDNTIQCFIKRERVSSTYSLYLGLSPALSGDMSKLLLAAKKIRRATCTEFLISLVSNDFSQASNTYIGKLRSNFLGTKFTILDGHLPHDSSLPLSCKLHQKVHRKQVHPRAASANFKVATVSYELNVLRTRGPRRMRCTMHLIPISSVQEGGTAPTPMEFSNCRNERESSKGKKPEVVEFGSTCSDFAREPLILKNKAPRWHEQLQCWCLNFKGRVTVASVKNFQLVAAAEPCHNVSAAEQEKVILQFGKIGKDIFTMDFRYPLSAFQAFAICLSSFDTKPACE, encoded by the exons ATGTCATTCAAGAGTATTGTGAGAGAGATCAAGGAGATGAAAGAAGGAATTGGAAATATGTATAGAAAAAGGGTAGAAGCTAAGAATATGTATAGACATGGAAAATCTCATATTGCCCCAGAATGTTCATCACCAATATCATTATCACTATCACCAACTGAAACTCCGTCTTCATCGTTATCGCCATCGTCACAAAGCAAATGGGCTAATTTACCTCCTGAGTTGCTATTAGACATAATTCAAAGAGTGGAAGCTAGTGAAACCTCTTGGCCGTCTCGCCGAGCAATTGTAGCTTGTGCCTTAGTTTGTAGATTATGGAGAGAGATAACAAAAAGTGTGGTTAAGACACCTGAACAATGTGGTTGGATCACTTTCCCTATATCTTTGAAGCAG cCTGGTCCAAGAGACAACACAATTCAGTGTTTTATTAAAAGAGAAAGGGTTTCTTCTACATATAGTTTATATCTTGGTTTGAGCCCAG CTCTTTCTGGTGATATGAGCAAACTTctcttggcagcaaagaagataaGAAGAGCAACGTGTACAGAATTTTTAATATCATTGGTTTCTAATGATTTCTCTCAAGCTAGCAATACTTACATTGGAAAGTTAAG GTCTAATTTTCTCGGAACGAAGTTCACGATCTTGGACGGTCATCTTCCACATGATTCTTCGCTTCCATTGAGTTGTAAGTTGCATCAAAAGGTCCATCGGAAACAAGTACATCCGAGAGCTGCTTCTGCTAACTTTAAAGTAGCAACGGTATCTTATGAACTTAATGTTCTTCGTACGAGAGGTCCAAGGCGAATGCGGTGTACAATGCACTTAATTCCGATATCTTCAGTCCAAGAGGGAGGGACTGCTCCTACTCCCATGGAGTTTAGCAATTGTCGTAATGAGCGTGAATCTTCAAAAGGAAAGAAACCAGAAGTTGTTGAATTTGGCTCAACTTGCTCCGATTTTGCAAGAGAACCACTGATTTTGAAAAACAAAGCACCTAGATGGCATGAACAACTTCAATGTTGGTGCTTGAATTTCAAGGGACGGGTTACGGTGGCTTCGGTTAAGAATTTCCAGCTTGTAGCAGCTGCAGAACCTTGCCATAACGTTTCGGCTGCCGAACAAGAGAAAGTTATACTTCAATTTGGAAAAATTGGCAAGGACATATTCACTATGGATTTTCGATATCCTCTTTCTGCTTTTCAAGCTTTCGCAATCTGTTTGAGTAGCTTTGATACAAAACCAGCTTGTGAATAA